The following are from one region of the Takifugu rubripes chromosome 16, fTakRub1.2, whole genome shotgun sequence genome:
- the pbk gene encoding lymphokine-activated killer T-cell-originated protein kinase homolog isoform X1, producing MASPTDEGAFKTPKNVRVRSFLGNGGTPVTIPASPFMKKLGCGTGVNVYLMDRAGKVNASPWAVKKINSKCATKQLAVYQKRLNKEAKLLQGINHPNIVGFRAFTTARDGSKCLAMEYGGEKSLNDLIEKRREDGLKAFPAANIEKVALHVARGLQYLHNEKKLLHGDMKSCNVVIKGDFDSIKICDVGVSLRLDENMKVLDPKAEYIGTEPWKPKEALEEEGGEITDKADIFAFGLTLWEMMTLAMPHLEMLEDEDDDNEDNEDDEDSFDEDAYYERLGTRPALDEGALGSSYRKMVELFYLCTEENPKKRPSAIQIVQALESNSLLAKTPSESVCPYISQHCSLGDLLNSEIGSLLLYMLSCCFE from the exons ATGGCCTCTCCGACTGATGAAGGTGCATTCAAGACCCCGAAAAACGTCCGAGTTCGGAGCTTTCTCGGTAATGGAGGGACCCCAGTCACCATCCCAGCTTCACCTTTCATGAAGAAGCTGGGCTGTGGGACTGGAGTGAACGTTTACCTGATGGACAG GGCTGGAAAAGTAAACGCTTCTCCGTGGGCCGTGAAGAAGATCAACAGTAAGTGTGCAACCAAACAGCTGGCAGTTTACCAGAAGCGCTTGAATAAGGAGGCAAAGCTGCTGCAGGGAATCAACCATCCTAATATTGTTG GTTTTCGTGCTTTCACCACGGCTAGAGATGGCTCCAAATGTCTCGCTATGGAGTACGGAGGAGAGAAATCGCTCAATGACCTTattgagaagaggagggaggacggcCTGAAGGCATTTCCTGCTGCCAACATAGAGAAGGTGGCGCTGCATGTAGCTCGTGGACTTCAG tATCTTCACAATGAGAAGAAACTGCTGCACGGTGACATGAAGTCGTGTAATGTCGTCATCAAGGGAGACTTTGACAGCATCAAGATCTGCGATGTTGGTGTGTCTCTGCGGCTGGACGAGAACATGAAAG TGTTAGATCCAAAGGCAGAGTACATCGGAACAGAGCCGTGGAAACCTAaagaggctctggaggaggaggggggagagatcaCCGACAAAGCCGACATCTTCGCCTTCGGACTGACCCTGTGGGAGATGATGACTCTGGCGATGCCacatctggagatgctggaggatgaggatgatgacaaTGAGGataatgaggatgatg AGGACAGTTTTGACGAGGACGCCTACTATGAAAGGCTGGGAACGAGGCCGGCGCTAGATGAGGGGGCTTTGGGCAGCTCATACCGGAAGATGGTGGAGCTGTTCTATCTCTGCACGGAGGAAAACCCCAAGAAAAGACCTTCAGCCATTCAGATTGTCCAGGCTTTGGAGAGCAACAGCCTGCTTGCCAAAACACCAAGTGAG TCTGTCTGCCCTTATATTTCCCAGCACTGTTCACTTGGAGATCTCCTGAACTCAGAAATTGGTTCTCTTTTACTGTACATGTTAAGTTGTTGCtttgaataa
- the pbk gene encoding lymphokine-activated killer T-cell-originated protein kinase homolog isoform X2, whose amino-acid sequence MASPTDEGAFKTPKNVRVRSFLGNGGTPVTIPASPFMKKLGCGTGVNVYLMDRAGKVNASPWAVKKINSKCATKQLAVYQKRLNKEAKLLQGINHPNIVGFRAFTTARDGSKCLAMEYGGEKSLNDLIEKRREDGLKAFPAANIEKVALHVARGLQYLHNEKKLLHGDMKSCNVVIKGDFDSIKICDVGVSLRLDENMKVLDPKAEYIGTEPWKPKEALEEEGGEITDKADIFAFGLTLWEMMTLAMPHLEMLEDEDDDNEDNEDDEDSFDEDAYYERLGTRPALDEGALGSSYRKMVELFYLCTEENPKKRPSAIQIVQALESNSLLAKTPSEVIVGD is encoded by the exons ATGGCCTCTCCGACTGATGAAGGTGCATTCAAGACCCCGAAAAACGTCCGAGTTCGGAGCTTTCTCGGTAATGGAGGGACCCCAGTCACCATCCCAGCTTCACCTTTCATGAAGAAGCTGGGCTGTGGGACTGGAGTGAACGTTTACCTGATGGACAG GGCTGGAAAAGTAAACGCTTCTCCGTGGGCCGTGAAGAAGATCAACAGTAAGTGTGCAACCAAACAGCTGGCAGTTTACCAGAAGCGCTTGAATAAGGAGGCAAAGCTGCTGCAGGGAATCAACCATCCTAATATTGTTG GTTTTCGTGCTTTCACCACGGCTAGAGATGGCTCCAAATGTCTCGCTATGGAGTACGGAGGAGAGAAATCGCTCAATGACCTTattgagaagaggagggaggacggcCTGAAGGCATTTCCTGCTGCCAACATAGAGAAGGTGGCGCTGCATGTAGCTCGTGGACTTCAG tATCTTCACAATGAGAAGAAACTGCTGCACGGTGACATGAAGTCGTGTAATGTCGTCATCAAGGGAGACTTTGACAGCATCAAGATCTGCGATGTTGGTGTGTCTCTGCGGCTGGACGAGAACATGAAAG TGTTAGATCCAAAGGCAGAGTACATCGGAACAGAGCCGTGGAAACCTAaagaggctctggaggaggaggggggagagatcaCCGACAAAGCCGACATCTTCGCCTTCGGACTGACCCTGTGGGAGATGATGACTCTGGCGATGCCacatctggagatgctggaggatgaggatgatgacaaTGAGGataatgaggatgatg AGGACAGTTTTGACGAGGACGCCTACTATGAAAGGCTGGGAACGAGGCCGGCGCTAGATGAGGGGGCTTTGGGCAGCTCATACCGGAAGATGGTGGAGCTGTTCTATCTCTGCACGGAGGAAAACCCCAAGAAAAGACCTTCAGCCATTCAGATTGTCCAGGCTTTGGAGAGCAACAGCCTGCTTGCCAAAACACCAAGTGAGGTGATTGTGGGTGACTGa
- the esco2 gene encoding N-acetyltransferase ESCO2 isoform X1, protein MMLTRKRKLPSFNDSFDHFNSSPAKTGVGSQMSPQRTSSPTKNQVGSQNKNVHSLQESPCWITVSPVTSPNKSPFKKSIMSNSFYGKRKVNYLTPLERKAIKESLHPPSSLPPPQEKKKPKMKRGGGRTKAAARSKETGIHRCTTSGKTVKQLKLNISDKPASTSTTAPVYGTNPTESKKIFTFASFSSSKPKPKIFVGAAFFNTGKKPKSMYKKTHTLKSSNRSTSSQIKCQTVQKSKQLSSHTSVAVIKQQGSKTIAVQSVETKGQLSTKPRLKFDPLDWIDSVDEQSETLQLPSSPNTLIEKYGLTKQVKVSLTRTPVPDSASTASSLSSQDISLPNDASEPFSDLWATSPLKQLTPLYPIFGSASKRLKKVLQPPVPCSAPSGSIMAQQAAPSVKVRPVRRRGKPNDDQLIIDAGQKHFGAATCTSCGMVYSADNPEDNFQHNQFHQHFVESIKFVGWKKEHVVAEFWDGKILLIMPDDPKYATRKAEEVRQVADSELGFQQGSLSRPTQAKTFLFVSTERRVVGCLVAEHIRQAYRVLEQPDRQTDMTKDDFMERHRAWCCSTIPEPALCGISRIWVFSLARRRRVATRMLDTVRSTFMFGSHLTKDEIAFSDPTPDGKLFATKYCNTSAFLVYNFVA, encoded by the exons atgatGCTGACCAGGAAAAGAAAACTTCCATCGTTTAATGACAG TTTTGACCATTTTAACTCCAGTCCAGCAAAGACGGGAGTGGGGTCACAGATGTCCCCCCAGAGGACGAGTTCCCCCACAAAGAACCAAGTTGGGAGTCAAAACAAGAATGTTCATTCCCTACAGGAAAGCCCATGTTGGATAACAG TTTCTCCAGTTACATCACCCAATAAATCGCCATTCAAAAAATCCATTATGTCAAATTCCTTCTATGGCAAGCGGAAGGTTAACTACCTCACCCCATTGGAAAGAAAGGCCATCAAGGAGTCTTTGcatcctccttcctctcttccacctccacaagagaaaaagaagccaaaaatgaagaggggggggggacgaacCAAGGCAGCTGCCAGATCTAAGGAGACGGGAATCCACCGTTGTACAACTTCAGGAAAGACAGTTAAACAGTTGAAGCTGAACATCAG TGACAAACCTGCATCGACAAGCACCACTGCTCCTGTATACGGCACTAACCCCACAGAGTCCAAGAAAATCTTCACCTTCGCCAGCTTCAGCAGTTCGAAGCCAAAACCCAAGATCTTTGTTGGAGCTGCTTTTTTCAACACGGGGAAGAAGCCAAAATCGAtgtacaagaaaacacacacactgaagtcTTCAAACAGATCAACCTCATCGCAGATAAAGTGCCAAACAGTCCAGAAATCAAAGCAGCTGTCCTCCCACACATCAGTTGCTGTGATTAAGCAACAGGGTTCTAAAACG ATTGCTGTTCAGTCAGTGGAAACAAAAGGTCAGTTAAGTACCAAGCCAAGGTTGAAGTTTGACCCGTTAGACTGGATAGACTCAGTTGATGAGCAGTCTGAGACTCTGCAGCTTCCAAG CTCTCCTAACACATTGATAGAGAAATATGGACTTACCAAGCAGGTGAAGGTTTCATTGACACGGACCCCAGTGCCAGATTCTGCTTCCACAGCCTCGTCCCTCAGTTCACAG gatatTTCTCTGCCAAATGATGCTTCTGAACCCTTTTCTGATCTGTGGGCTACCAGCCCACTTAAAC AATTGACACCATTGTATCCCATTTTTGGTTCTGCATCTAAGAG ATTAAAGAAAGTTCTGCAGCCCCCAGTGCCTtgcagcgccccctctggcTCGATAATGGCACAACAGGCTGCACCTTCAGTTAAAGTTCGACCTGTTCGCAGGAGAGGCAAACCGAATGACGACCAGCTGATTATT GATGCAGGACAGAAGCACTTTGGAGCAGCAACCTGCACTTCTTGTGGTATGGTGTACAGTGCAGATAACCCAGAGGACAATTTCCAGCACAACCAGTTCCACCAGCACTTTGTAGAATCCATCAAGTTTGTG GGCTGGAAAAAGGAGCATGTGGTGGCAGAGTTCTGGGATGGAAAGATTCTACTCATCATGCCAGATGATCCCAAATATGCCACCAGGAAG GCTGAGGAGGTGCGACAAGTAGCTGACAGTGAGCTGGGCTTCCAGCAGGGGTCGCTAAGCAGACCAACACAAGCCAAAACCTTTCTGTTTGTGAGCACGGAGCGGAGGGTTGTGGGCTGTCTGGTTGCTGAACACATACGTCAG GCTTACAGAGTCCTGGAGCAACCAGATCGTCAGACAGACATGACAAAGGACGATTTCATGGAGAGACACAGAGCTTGGTGCTGCTCGACCATCCCTGAGCCGGCTCTCTGTGGGATCAGCCGAATCTGGGTGTTCAGTCTGGCCAGGCGGAGGAGAGTCGCCACCCGCATGCTGGACACTGTCAG GAGCACTTTCATGTTTGGCAGTCATCTGACCAAAGACGAGATTGCCTTCTCGGACCCCACGCCTGACGGCAAACTCTTTGCTACCAAGTACTGCAACACGTCGGCGTTCCTCGTTTACAACTTTGTTGCGTGA
- the esco2 gene encoding N-acetyltransferase ESCO2 isoform X2 — MMLTRKRKLPSFNDSPAKTGVGSQMSPQRTSSPTKNQVGSQNKNVHSLQESPCWITVSPVTSPNKSPFKKSIMSNSFYGKRKVNYLTPLERKAIKESLHPPSSLPPPQEKKKPKMKRGGGRTKAAARSKETGIHRCTTSGKTVKQLKLNISDKPASTSTTAPVYGTNPTESKKIFTFASFSSSKPKPKIFVGAAFFNTGKKPKSMYKKTHTLKSSNRSTSSQIKCQTVQKSKQLSSHTSVAVIKQQGSKTIAVQSVETKGQLSTKPRLKFDPLDWIDSVDEQSETLQLPSSPNTLIEKYGLTKQVKVSLTRTPVPDSASTASSLSSQDISLPNDASEPFSDLWATSPLKQLTPLYPIFGSASKRLKKVLQPPVPCSAPSGSIMAQQAAPSVKVRPVRRRGKPNDDQLIIDAGQKHFGAATCTSCGMVYSADNPEDNFQHNQFHQHFVESIKFVGWKKEHVVAEFWDGKILLIMPDDPKYATRKAEEVRQVADSELGFQQGSLSRPTQAKTFLFVSTERRVVGCLVAEHIRQAYRVLEQPDRQTDMTKDDFMERHRAWCCSTIPEPALCGISRIWVFSLARRRRVATRMLDTVRSTFMFGSHLTKDEIAFSDPTPDGKLFATKYCNTSAFLVYNFVA; from the exons atgatGCTGACCAGGAAAAGAAAACTTCCATCGTTTAATGACAG TCCAGCAAAGACGGGAGTGGGGTCACAGATGTCCCCCCAGAGGACGAGTTCCCCCACAAAGAACCAAGTTGGGAGTCAAAACAAGAATGTTCATTCCCTACAGGAAAGCCCATGTTGGATAACAG TTTCTCCAGTTACATCACCCAATAAATCGCCATTCAAAAAATCCATTATGTCAAATTCCTTCTATGGCAAGCGGAAGGTTAACTACCTCACCCCATTGGAAAGAAAGGCCATCAAGGAGTCTTTGcatcctccttcctctcttccacctccacaagagaaaaagaagccaaaaatgaagaggggggggggacgaacCAAGGCAGCTGCCAGATCTAAGGAGACGGGAATCCACCGTTGTACAACTTCAGGAAAGACAGTTAAACAGTTGAAGCTGAACATCAG TGACAAACCTGCATCGACAAGCACCACTGCTCCTGTATACGGCACTAACCCCACAGAGTCCAAGAAAATCTTCACCTTCGCCAGCTTCAGCAGTTCGAAGCCAAAACCCAAGATCTTTGTTGGAGCTGCTTTTTTCAACACGGGGAAGAAGCCAAAATCGAtgtacaagaaaacacacacactgaagtcTTCAAACAGATCAACCTCATCGCAGATAAAGTGCCAAACAGTCCAGAAATCAAAGCAGCTGTCCTCCCACACATCAGTTGCTGTGATTAAGCAACAGGGTTCTAAAACG ATTGCTGTTCAGTCAGTGGAAACAAAAGGTCAGTTAAGTACCAAGCCAAGGTTGAAGTTTGACCCGTTAGACTGGATAGACTCAGTTGATGAGCAGTCTGAGACTCTGCAGCTTCCAAG CTCTCCTAACACATTGATAGAGAAATATGGACTTACCAAGCAGGTGAAGGTTTCATTGACACGGACCCCAGTGCCAGATTCTGCTTCCACAGCCTCGTCCCTCAGTTCACAG gatatTTCTCTGCCAAATGATGCTTCTGAACCCTTTTCTGATCTGTGGGCTACCAGCCCACTTAAAC AATTGACACCATTGTATCCCATTTTTGGTTCTGCATCTAAGAG ATTAAAGAAAGTTCTGCAGCCCCCAGTGCCTtgcagcgccccctctggcTCGATAATGGCACAACAGGCTGCACCTTCAGTTAAAGTTCGACCTGTTCGCAGGAGAGGCAAACCGAATGACGACCAGCTGATTATT GATGCAGGACAGAAGCACTTTGGAGCAGCAACCTGCACTTCTTGTGGTATGGTGTACAGTGCAGATAACCCAGAGGACAATTTCCAGCACAACCAGTTCCACCAGCACTTTGTAGAATCCATCAAGTTTGTG GGCTGGAAAAAGGAGCATGTGGTGGCAGAGTTCTGGGATGGAAAGATTCTACTCATCATGCCAGATGATCCCAAATATGCCACCAGGAAG GCTGAGGAGGTGCGACAAGTAGCTGACAGTGAGCTGGGCTTCCAGCAGGGGTCGCTAAGCAGACCAACACAAGCCAAAACCTTTCTGTTTGTGAGCACGGAGCGGAGGGTTGTGGGCTGTCTGGTTGCTGAACACATACGTCAG GCTTACAGAGTCCTGGAGCAACCAGATCGTCAGACAGACATGACAAAGGACGATTTCATGGAGAGACACAGAGCTTGGTGCTGCTCGACCATCCCTGAGCCGGCTCTCTGTGGGATCAGCCGAATCTGGGTGTTCAGTCTGGCCAGGCGGAGGAGAGTCGCCACCCGCATGCTGGACACTGTCAG GAGCACTTTCATGTTTGGCAGTCATCTGACCAAAGACGAGATTGCCTTCTCGGACCCCACGCCTGACGGCAAACTCTTTGCTACCAAGTACTGCAACACGTCGGCGTTCCTCGTTTACAACTTTGTTGCGTGA